CCGTTCTGACAAGCCGACATCACATCGTGCATCGAGGACGCACCCACGGCGCGGTAGAAGGTGCGCGAATCGCCCACCGAAATGGGCAGGACCGGCACGATGGGCCCTATGCCCCCGGCCTCGAAAATGATGAGCAGGTTAGGCGCGTGGGTGCGTTGAGCCAGCATAGCGGCGATCATAGGCAGTCCTGTGCCCACAAAAACCGACTTGCCGTCCTCCAACAGTTTGGACGCCACGCAGGCCAAGAGTTCGGTTGGTGTATAGGTTGCCTCCTCAGCCATCATCCTCACTCCTTGTTCTTCATCCACGGGGCCACCATGGGCATGCGCAAATGTTCCACCTCGCGCAGATAGTGTAGTTTCTTCTCCCCGCCGATCAGTTCCAGATACGCGGAAAAATCAGGCACACTGTGGACGTATTTGTCGAAGTAGGTCTGGACTCCTTCGTCGGTACGCGATAACTGCAGCCACTCGGCGATGTGTTCTTCATCGAAGAAGTAGAGGTAGGGCATCTCGCAAGGATGCGCGCCATAAGGGACGTGGACCACAGCGTCCACAACGAAGAAGGGGATACTGGTACGCCAGGGCTGAGAACGTATTACTTCCTCATCCACGATCTCCTCGGTGGTGATGATCAGCCGGCGCGCCGCCCGTGACAGTTCGAAATCCTCGATCAGGATGCCGTCAATCTGCGCGTTGCCGTATTTATCGCAGCGGGGCACGTGAATGAAGGCCACGTCAGGTTGACAGGCTGGCACCAGGCAGATGGGCTTGCCGCTGAAGGGGTCTTTCACCACGACGGCGGAACTATATTCGAAGGTGTCTGTGCCCAGGAGATTCCGCGTAGGGATGAAAGGCAAGCCCATCATCCCAGCAAGGAAACGCCATTGGTAGCCAGCGTTGGAGGTCTCGGCCACCACCCGGCAGCGGCCTGTCTCCACGGCGCGGCGGCTGGCCGGAGAGAGACCTCGCAATTCGTGGCCAAAGGAGTAGGCCACCTCCACCCTGTCCACGCACCCG
The genomic region above belongs to Chloroflexota bacterium and contains:
- a CDS encoding CoA transferase subunit A, which gives rise to MEVLRRGRGELVGWYDPDENRRWIQANKSRELRDKRMTVAEAVSRFVHDGDFIASGGFGHVRVAMAVVYEIIRQGRKHLTMAGKTAVHDLDILVGAGCVDRVEVAYSFGHELRGLSPASRRAVETGRCRVVAETSNAGYQWRFLAGMMGLPFIPTRNLLGTDTFEYSSAVVVKDPFSGKPICLVPACQPDVAFIHVPRCDKYGNAQIDGILIEDFELSRAARRLIITTEEIVDEEVIRSQPWRTSIPFFVVDAVVHVPYGAHPCEMPYLYFFDEEHIAEWLQLSRTDEGVQTYFDKYVHSVPDFSAYLELIGGEKKLHYLREVEHLRMPMVAPWMKNKE